A single Sciurus carolinensis chromosome 15, mSciCar1.2, whole genome shotgun sequence DNA region contains:
- the LOC124965320 gene encoding zinc finger protein 420-like, with product MWRTLSESETQKLNDQKACIIQQQIIHTGVKFCKCKECGKTFNAKSHLIFHQRIHTGEKPYQCKECGKTFCQKSHLTQHQRTHKGEKPFKCTTCNKAFNHKSNLICHQRIHTGEKPYQCKECGKVFSQRTYLTQHQRMHTGEKAYQCKECGKAFSQRSYLTQHQRIHTGEKNYQCKECGKTFCQRSHLTQHQRTHTREKPFKCTTCNKGFNVKSSLICHQRIHTGEKPYQCKECGKTFRQKSHLTQHQRTHTGEKPFKCTTCNKAFNVKSNLICHQRIHTAEKPYPCKECGKAFCEGAHLTQHQRTHTREKPFKCTTCNKAFKDKSYLICHQKIHTREKPFKCTTCNKGFNVKSNLICHQRIHTGEKPYQCKECGKTFRQISHLTQHQRTHTGEKPFKCTTCNKAFNVKSNLICHQRIHTAEKPYPCKECGKAFCEGAHLTQHQRTHTGEIHTGEKPYQCKECGKAFSQRTCLTQHQRIHTGEKAYQCKECGKAFSQRSYLTQHQRVHTGEKNYQCKECGKTFCQRSHLTQHQRTHTGEMPLKCTTCIKTFKDKLYLICQQ from the exons ATGTGGAGAACGTTAAGTGAGAGTGAAACTCAGAAATTAAATGATCAAAAAGCATGCATCATTCAACAGCAGATAATTCACACTGGAGTGAAGTTctgcaaatgtaaagaatgtggcaaaacttttaatgcaaaatcacaccttattttccatcagagaattcatactggagagaagccctaccaatgtaaagaatgtggcaaaactttctgtcaaaaatcacaccttactcaacaccagagaactcataaaggagagaagcccttcaaatgtacaacatgcaacaaagcttttaatcacaAATCgaaccttatttgccatcagagaattcatactggagagaagccctaccaatgtaaggaatgtggcaaagttttCTCTCAAAGAAcataccttactcaacaccagagaatgcatactggagagaaggcataccaatgtaaagaatgtggcaaagctttctctcaaagaTCATACCTTACCcagcaccagagaattcatactggagagaagaactaccaatgtaaagaatgtggcaaaactttctgtcaaagatcacaccttactcaacaccagagaactcatacaagagagaagcccttcaaatgtacaacatgcaacaaaggtTTTAATGTCAAATCAagccttatttgccatcagagaattcatactggagagaagccctaccaatgtaaagaatgtggcaaaactttccGTCAAAaatcacaccttactcaacaccagagaactcatacaggagagaagcccttcaaatgtacaacatgcaacaaagcttttaatgtcAAATCtaaccttatttgccatcagagaattcatactgcaGAGAAGCCCTACccatgtaaagaatgtggcaaagctttctgtgAAGGAGctcaccttactcaacaccagagaactcatacaagagagaagcccttcaaatgtacaacatgcaacaaagcttttaaggACAAATCATACCTCATTTgccaccagaaaattcatactagagagaagcccttcaaatgtacaacatgcaacaaaggtTTTAATGTCAAATCgaaccttatttgccatcagagaattcatactggagagaagccctaccaatgtaaagaatgtggcaaaactttccGTCAAAtatcacaccttactcaacaccagagaactcatacaggagagaagcccttcaaatgtacaacatgcaacaaagcttttaatgtcaaatcaaaccttatttgccatcagagaattcatactgcaGAGAAGCCCTACccatgtaaagaatgtggcaaagctttctgtgAAGGAGctcaccttactcaacaccagagaactcatacaggaga aatccatactggagagaagccctaccaatgtaaggaatgtggcaaagctttctctcaaagaacatgccttactcaacaccagagaattcatactggagagaaggcataccaatgtaaagaatgtggcaaagctttctctcaaagaTCATACCTTACTCAGCACCAGAgagttcatactggagagaaaaactaccaatgtaaagaatgtggcaaaactttctgtcaaagatcacaccttactcaacaccagagaactcacACAGGAGAGATGCCCTTGAAATGTACAACATGCATCAAAACTTTTAAGGACAAATTATACCTCATTTGCCAGCAGtga